In Bacillota bacterium, the genomic stretch CCTGGGTGCGTTCCGGGAGGCCATCGTCGAGGCGCGGCGGCGGACGGCGCCCAGGCTGCAGGAGCTTCGGGCGCGTGAGGTGCTCCGGGAGACGCTGAGGCGGTCCGGGATCCTCGTCTCGGAGGCCGCCCTCAACGGGCTGGAGCGCGTCTGGGCGGAGCCGCGTCTTGCCATCCGCCGGGTCTATCCGGAGGTGCCCGAGGTCATCCCGGCGCTCCAGCAACGCGGCGTCCGGCTGGGCCTGATCTCCAACATCTGGGTGAGCGGGTACATCGTGCGGGAACACCTGGACGCGCTGGGGCTGCTGCGCCCCTTCGAGGCCGTGGTGCTGTCCTCCGACATCGGCTTCGTCAAGCCCCACCGGGTGCTCTTCGAGATCGCGCTGGAGGCCATGGGCGTTGAACCGGCCGAGGCCTGGTACGTGGGCGACACCCCCCACGCCGACGTGGCCGGAGCCAAGGGCGCGGGCATGGGAGCCGTCCTGGTGGATCGTCCGGCGTCGGCCCGCTTCGATCCTTCGCCGCCCGCCGACATCCCGCCGTACGGCGGCCCGGATCCGGACGCGGTGATCCGTGACTTGCGGGGCTTGCTTTCGCTGGTGTCGTGACGGGCCTGGATGCGGCCCGGTCGACCCCCTGGTTCCCGCCCGGCCGGTTTAAAATGAGAGTAGCTATGTCTTCGCCCCGGCGCCTGAGCCGCCAGATCCGCCGGCTCTTCTGGGCCCTTCCCCTGGTGGTCACGGGGCTTGCGGCCCTTCACCAGGCATGGCTCTACGCGGTCCTGCGCGTGGTTTCTCCCGCATGGCACCCCTGGGCCCAGCTTGCCATCTACGGGGCCACGGGCGTGGTGGTCGCCTGGCTTGGCCTTCGGCGGCTGGTGGACGCCATGGAGCAGCGCGAGCGCGCCGAAGACGAATTGCGCCAGGCGTACGCCGAGCTTCAGCGCACCCACCGGCGTCTTCTGGCCCTTCACGAGCTCGGTAAGCGGGCGGCCGCCGCTCTCGACGTACAGGAGGTGCTCACCCTTGCCGCCCGGGTGCCGGTCGAGGCCCTGGGCGCCCGGGCCACGGCCGTGGTTTACTTCGATCCGGAACGGGGCTGCCCCAATCTCGAGGTCACCTGGAACCTGAGCGACTCCGCCACCGCCCGCCTGCGCCGGGTGGTCGAAGCCGGGCTCGAGTCGAACGTCTGCAGCCGTTGCCAGGCCCTCAGCGCCAACATCAACGACCGCTGCCCGCTCCTGCTTCCGCTGCAGGACACGGCGCGCCAGGAGGACATCGGCGGCGTCACCTGCTTGCCCTTTTCCATCGGCCAGCAGCGCGTGGGGGTTCTCGCCACGTACCTCCGCTATGGCGAATCGCCGGACCCGGACCGCATCCGCATGCTCAACATCCTGGCCGCAGAACTGGCGCCGGCTCTCGAAGGTGCCCGCTTGCGGTCGCGCCTGGTCACGGCGCTCAACGCAAGCCGCGACCCCAACCGCACCCCCGATGACCTCTACACGCTGCTGCGCCGGGCGCTCGGCACCCTGCTGGAGGGGTGGGGTGCGGACGCGGGCGCGGTGCTCCTGCTC encodes the following:
- a CDS encoding GAF domain-containing protein, producing MSSPRRLSRQIRRLFWALPLVVTGLAALHQAWLYAVLRVVSPAWHPWAQLAIYGATGVVVAWLGLRRLVDAMEQRERAEDELRQAYAELQRTHRRLLALHELGKRAAAALDVQEVLTLAARVPVEALGARATAVVYFDPERGCPNLEVTWNLSDSATARLRRVVEAGLESNVCSRCQALSANINDRCPLLLPLQDTARQEDIGGVTCLPFSIGQQRVGVLATYLRYGESPDPDRIRMLNILAAELAPALEGARLRSRLVTALNASRDPNRTPDDLYTLLRRALGTLLEGWGADAGAVLLLTGEPPAWDVKVHHNLGDIAGPRFELVLRLARLAQQRGHPVVLPRMRALHGLGSVAAVPLVAEGQILGVVVMASRAAGQFALHQMEMLDAVGAHLALTVRNAQLY
- a CDS encoding HAD family hydrolase — encoded protein: MTAILFDVGDTLVGFPVASWDEVDRASIQALHAALRRPLADGTRLDGTLPGQSELLGAFREAIVEARRRTAPRLQELRAREVLRETLRRSGILVSEAALNGLERVWAEPRLAIRRVYPEVPEVIPALQQRGVRLGLISNIWVSGYIVREHLDALGLLRPFEAVVLSSDIGFVKPHRVLFEIALEAMGVEPAEAWYVGDTPHADVAGAKGAGMGAVLVDRPASARFDPSPPADIPPYGGPDPDAVIRDLRGLLSLVS